GCAATGAAGAAGGTAAGGAAGGTGTGACCTGCCCAGAGGATCCCATTGTCCTGCCTACTGGGACTTGACTTGATCTAAAGCTTTGAGGATGTTActctttaaagggaaaaaaagggactctcctcataaggcaatattatttttatattatgtttcaactcctaccctcaaaacgacgctatagagcactgcacaccagaacgactagacacaagaacagttttttcccgaaggccatcactctgctaaacaattaattccctcaacactgtcagactatttactaaatatgcactactattaatcttctcatagttcccatcaccaatctctttccacttatgactgtatgactgtaactttgttgctggtaatccttatgatttgtattgatatattgaccatcatttgtgttgtaaatgttgtaccttgatgaaggtatcttttcttttatgtacactgagagcatatgcaccaagacaaattccttgtgtgtccaatcatacttggccaataaaaaaattctattctattctattaatgactAAGGCACTGAGGAGAGAAGTTAACATCGCAAAAAGTAGGGCGGACCAGAACAAAGAAATAGCTGCAGTTTTAAAACCCTACTTTACACGTATTTTACATACAGTAGTTTTATATACAATTCATATAATTACTCACTTTGTATGGCACCATTTTGTTTTTTGCCACAAAATAAATTTTGTTGTTGTAGCAAGCGTTTTGAACATTCTGGAACTTTTACATAGGCCTCTAAAAGGATTGTAGGAAGAACtgcattttgtattttgtgaGAAGGAAattctatacttttttttttaatgtgcaccaCCGTAATCAAGATCACAACTAAGTTTCAGACTCTGAAGGTTTCCTACTAGGTACTTTCAACCATATACTGCATTTGTGAAAAATGTCAACCCATACAtttctttccctaattttatctttttcatttttattttattacataaaatttaaaaataaaaataggaaattaagggagggaaagggaacgcGGGAAAGGGTGTGTGAGATATatggggagaagaaaaaaataaagggggaattgacttccaactcttcctagtacagtacaagataaacacactccaacctcaactttttgcttttaacacattaatatataactagccatttatATAACACtaaatctttctaatcaacaaaacaaagatcgaagtttcatttttttcttcacaagcacaAATTCCAAAAGTGATATCCGAAtaacatattttcctctttaaataatCAATTTCCCTAATTTTAGAAGAATGGGTATTTGTATTCAGTGCAACTCAGCTCAGAATTAGAACTGTTGAGATCAAGGAAGCTGTAGTGATTTCTTCTGTGTACATTTGAAAGGACCTTAAATATTTCACATCGGGacatttgatatttttaaaacccTGCATTCATTGTGACAAAAGGGTAAATAGTGGCACCAATTGTTTAATTACTTtgctttgtgatgtattttttttaaaaaaactggtccTGGATAGCAGGACATAGCAGTGGCAGAGCAGGGCAGTTTCTCTACCAAGATGTGCTTTTCAGACTTGTATTAAATGACTTTAACGTTTCTTTCACTGTGCTTTTTTCTTTCCAGTGGAAGACTGAAATCTTGGACTATTGTCACAACACCCGTGTGCTGCTGATAGGATGCAAGATAGACCTGCGTACTGACTTCAGCACCCTGATGGAGTTGTCTCACCAAAAGCAAGCCCCGGTATCTTACGAACAGGTGAGGCAATACAGGATGTTGGTGCTGGTCTGGATATCTATTGCAATTCTTTCTTTTAACCCAGACCCTTTCCGGAGTATCAGGCTTCCTCATTTTCAAACTTGTtccctatttattttttctttccaagaTGACTAAAATAGTATCGGGAATGCTAGACTTAAGACTTGCATATGCTAATGAGCTTGTCATCTTTCACCTTCAAGTATTGCTGTGTTATTGGAAATGCCTGCAATGAAGTATTATTTCTATAAGAATATAAAATCTCTGCTGGATCACAGCCAATTCCTGTTTGTTGTCAAAGCCATGGACTTGAGATGGGTGGCCAGATAAATCTAAATCCATAAAGTTAATCCAGTGTTGATGAATctaggccagaggcagaaacttgaTATACTCTAAATGGTTTGGAATGGTAGTTCTACTAAGATTAATCAAGGAAAAGTAAAaactaagagccatggtggttagaatgcagtattacaagctAAATCTACTCACTGgctggccttccatccttccgaggttggtaaaatgaggacccagattgttgggggcaataggctgacactataaaccaggggtttccaacatcCAGTCTGTGGAATGGGACTGGGCCAGAGCATGTCAGAAACCGGGCcgcgcaaacaagcgaagccccatctgggggatgcaggcagcatgcaaaactatTCCCCCCTCCAGTCCTGGGAAAAACCTCTGCACAgagccggtccctggtgcccaaatgtGGGGGTGGGTGTCActgctgtaaatcgcttagagagggctgtaaagctctatgaagcggtatataagtgctattgctattatgagtACTGTAGTCTAGAATTCTGGAGGATCCTAGATTACTGATTTCTATTCTAAGGTGTATTGCATCAGTGTTGGTGGCTGCTGTTCTCTTCTTTGTGAAAGGCACTTGAAAAGATCCCTGACTGAGTGAGAAAAGTGCTGTTTCATAGAAAGTGGAAAGGTCTTTTTACTTGGTCGGCTCCTGAAGGATGAGGATAATAGTCCAGTTCTCGTGGGGACCCCTTATTCCTCTACGGCCCCTGAAGACCCTACTATGAGTCTGGTGTTTGTCTGGCAAAAGCCTAAATGGAGTCCTAatgcctctttttttcctttccagggTTGTTCTGTAGCCAAGCAGCTGGGAGCAGAAAGTTACCTGGAATGCTCCGCCTTCACATCAGAGAAGAGCGTCCACAGCATCTTCCGGACGGTGGCCTCCCTCTGTCTCACCAAGCCTGGCCTCCCAGGGCCCCCCAAGAGCCCCGCCCGAAGTTTTCCCAAGAGACTTCTCCGCCTTCCCAGCCGATCGGAGCTCATTTCTTCCACTTTTAAGAAGGAGAAAGCAAAAAGCTGTTCCGTCATGTGAAGGGCTGGCTGCAGAGGGTGGTGATGGAACTGCTGCGGACTCTGGGTCTCCGGGTGGCCCCTCCAGGGTGGGATTCAGGGAATGGCTTGGCTCCTCCAAGCCAGAGCTGGAAAGTTCAGAAGGATCCAGTTTCCCTCTCTTCCTGCTATccaaggaggagggggaaacgGCATAACATGGCCGGACGGCTCAAATGAAGATCGGTGCAAGACTTGTCTGCTTTGTAAGTCTTGGGGTTTGGCACAGCAACATCTTGGACGGTAGCAGCTCTGGTGACTATTGCGCATATTTGaaggaactgaaaaaaaaaaaatcaccaccaCTATCCTGCCTTGCCACTGCACAGTTAATATCTTCCTTTGGCCCTAGGTCATCACATCCATCTGCTGCTTGTCAATTGCCTGTTGGATGCGGACTGAGTGCAAGcgtctctcctttctccctctatGCTGACACATGTACCCCTCTGTATCCAGGATACAGGTGCCCAGACATCCATCCTCGCGGAGATAAAGCTGGGTGGGAGGAGAGAGTGACCTATTGATCTTGTGCATATgtgtggaaagaaaagaaatattgaagggggggggagggaagatttGTGAAATGTTCAGTGTTATTAAAAGAGAACTTATTTATTAATGaaaatataatacagattaaccgTCTTATTCAAAGGGCTTTCTTCTTTGCCATCACCTCTCTTCTGCTGTCCCAGTGATAGAAGGAACAAGGAGAAACTATTTTACAAAAGTTTGAATTCGATTCCTTTTCCTGATA
This genomic window from Ahaetulla prasina isolate Xishuangbanna chromosome 2, ASM2864084v1, whole genome shotgun sequence contains:
- the RND1 gene encoding rho-related GTP-binding protein Rho6 isoform X2; this encodes MRERRTPQPVVARCKLVLVGDVHCGKTAMLQVLAKDCYPETYVPTVFENYTACLETEEQRVELSLWDTSGSPYYDNVRPLCYSDSDAVLLCFDVSRPETMDSAMKKWKTEILDYCHNTRVLLIGCKIDLRTDFSTLMELSHQKQAPVSYEQGCSVAKQLGAESYLECSAFTSEKSVHSIFRTVASLCLTKPGLPGPPKSPARSFPKRLLRLPSRSELISSTFKKEKAKSCSVM